The following proteins come from a genomic window of Gemmatimonadota bacterium:
- a CDS encoding DUF2442 domain-containing protein: MPLHPRVVTVVPTGAFLVRLGFTDGLQATVDLAPWVAGKGGVFTLLQDAAFFAQVAVDREAGTICWPNGADLDPDVLYEVAGATP; this comes from the coding sequence ATGCCGCTACATCCTCGCGTGGTCACCGTCGTTCCGACCGGCGCGTTCCTCGTCCGTCTCGGCTTCACCGATGGCCTGCAGGCCACCGTCGACCTCGCCCCGTGGGTGGCGGGAAAAGGCGGCGTGTTTACCCTGCTCCAGGACGCCGCCTTCTTCGCCCAGGTGGCCGTCGACCGCGAAGCCGGGACCATCTGCTGGCCCAACGGCGCCGACCTCGATCCCGACGTGCTGTACGAGGTGGCGGGGGCGACGCCGTAG
- a CDS encoding DUF4160 domain-containing protein, with amino-acid sequence MPEISRFLGIVIRMYFADHEPPHLHATYGASECQLRLSPVGVLAGSLPPRVLALVVEWATLHQQELHDNWRLLQAHELPRRIPPLE; translated from the coding sequence ATGCCGGAGATATCGCGCTTCCTCGGGATCGTCATTCGGATGTACTTCGCCGACCACGAGCCACCACACCTGCACGCCACGTACGGTGCGTCGGAGTGTCAGCTGCGTCTGTCACCTGTCGGCGTGCTTGCCGGCTCGCTGCCGCCGAGGGTCTTGGCGCTCGTTGTCGAGTGGGCTACTCTCCATCAGCAGGAGTTGCACGACAACTGGCGCCTGCTGCAAGCGCACGAACTCCCGCGTCGTATCCCGCCACTGGAGTGA